The genomic stretch TGCTACCCCGATACTGCTCGAAGGCGATTTGCTTAATGTCAAGGCAAAAACCATTGTAAACATAATAAGTGGACAGGAGACGCAGCAAGGACTTACTGTGCCTAAAATAAGTTCGCGCGAAGCTGAAACCATTATGCAGATAAAAAGCGGGGAGACAATAGTCATAGGAGGATTAATCAAGCAGGAAGAAATAAAGAGCGTTGTGCGGGTGCCGGTTTTTGGTAAAAAACCGATAGTCGGCAGTTTATTCAAAAGTTCACATAAAAGCAAAGCCGAATCGGAAATTTTGATATTTATAACGCCAACGCTTATATATCCCAATTCCGACGTGGAAAATGCCACGGATGAAAACACAAGCATGGTTGCCAGCACAAAATAATCATGCTCTATAAAAAATAGTCCCCCAAAGCGGCTTTAATTTAAACGGCAGTTCATTTTTTTATTGTTAGCCGTACCAACCTTGCCATAAAGTTTACAATTTTTATGTTTTGAAAAAATCCACTTGCTGGACTTTTTCAAAATATAAATTTTTTCGTTGTATCTTTCTTGGAAAACTCCCCGCGCTGGCGGGAGTTTGCGGCAACATTTCGCGTCTTGGCGGTACGCGTCAAACATGGTGCATTTATGCTGAAAAACAAAACGATCGCGGCCGTAAAGCCCGGCAGTTTGGCCGCTTGCGCCGGCGTTTTGCCGGGCGACGTCCTTTTGTCGGTAAACGGCTGTGAATTCAAAGACCTCATCGACCTTGGCTATTTGCTGGCCGATGAAGAACTTGAGTTAAAAATACTCTCCGCCGACGGGCGGGAACGGTTCGTTACAATAGAAAAAACGATTGACGAAAACATCGGCCTGGAATTTCATGCCGCCGTTTTTGACGGAATAAAAACCTGCCGCAACAACTGCGTTTTTTGCTTTGTCGCGCAAATGCCGCCGAACATGCGCGGCAGTTTGTATATAAAAGACGACGACTACAGGCTTTCTTTTTTGTCCGGCAATTTTATCACCTTGACCAATTTGACAGAAGAAGATAAAAACCGCATAATTAATTTAAAGCTGTCGCCGCTTTATCTTTCGGTACACGCGACCGATGCGGCTGTCCGCCGGACGCTGTTTGGCAGCCCGGCCGCCGCCGGCGCGCTTGGCCTCATAGAAGAGCTGGCGGGGGCCGGCATAAAGTTTCACGCGCAGGTCGTGCTGTGCCCCGGTTTAAACGATGGGGAAATATTCGCCGCGACCTACCGCGACCTTTTGCGTTTGCATGGCGGCATCCTGTCGGTGGCGGCGGTGCCGGTCGGCCTGACTAAGTTCCGCCCTCCGTCCGCCGCCAAGCTGCGCCCCTTTACCGGCAGGGAGGCGCAGGGGACAATAGAGCGGAT from Acidaminococcales bacterium encodes the following:
- a CDS encoding DUF512 domain-containing protein; this translates as MLKNKTIAAVKPGSLAACAGVLPGDVLLSVNGCEFKDLIDLGYLLADEELELKILSADGRERFVTIEKTIDENIGLEFHAAVFDGIKTCRNNCVFCFVAQMPPNMRGSLYIKDDDYRLSFLSGNFITLTNLTEEDKNRIINLKLSPLYLSVHATDAAVRRTLFGSPAAAGALGLIEELAGAGIKFHAQVVLCPGLNDGEIFAATYRDLLRLHGGILSVAAVPVGLTKFRPPSAAKLRPFTGREAQGTIERIVRWQKECRQNIGRNFIYPSDEFFVLAGQPFPPAECYDGFAQYENGVGIGRVFLDEWRAVKINAGAAPEEACVVCGKSARAALAEVMAEIETAFMVRHRLLAVENDFFGDTVTVTGLLTGQDILRSINKLVVKPGRVVLPGVALKSETEKVFLDDMALNEMERALSGIRVEVAWNASELKNLLCG